Proteins encoded together in one Bactrocera neohumeralis isolate Rockhampton chromosome 4, APGP_CSIRO_Bneo_wtdbg2-racon-allhic-juicebox.fasta_v2, whole genome shotgun sequence window:
- the LOC126756320 gene encoding ribonuclease P protein subunit p25-like protein — MMHYRKGENIEQELTKDDLPFADCLSKLPQKDFLWMRVRGGTKVPNVINYAKNALDNGEYRTVVWSGVGGGVVKTVSCAEVLKRSYPLYQLTRMDQVTNEEHWVPQMDGLEPIIAKRKVPSLHILMTLDPIDESIGDIQKPNTTTEYWRCPSSTTQQQRQTQQIGQNSEGLRQRRQHEQKRLSKERPQSQVARQEKVKDLQRKEQSERQQKSQNPNKNRTELRHNNSNGQHRQQRAERKQSAKLQQQSAQATQMEVGTSGATSAPPTNISSCIDTMES; from the exons atgATGCACTATCGGAAAGGTGAAAATATCGAGCAGGAGTTAACCAAAGATGACTTGCCATTCGCTGATTGTTTGTCCAAGTTGCCACAAAAGGACTTTCTTTGGATGCgc GTAAGAGGGGGTACTAAAGTACCGAATGTTATTAACTATGCCAAAAATGCTTTGGACAATGGCGAATATCGAACAGTCGTTTGGAGCGGTGTGGGTGGCGGTGTGGTGAAGACGGTTTCTTGTGCAGAAGTATTGAAGCGAAGCTATCCGTTGTATCAGTTGACCCGCATGGATCAAGTTAC aaatgaaGAGCATTGGGTGCCGCAGATGGACGGTTTAGAGCCGATTATAGCTAAACGAAAGGTGCCCAGCTTACACATACTGATGACGTTGGATCCAATCGATGAGAGCATTGGCGA TATTCAGAAGCCCAATACGACGACTGAGTACTGGAGATGCCCGAGCTCCACCACGCAACAACAAAGACAGACACAACAAATAGGACAAAATAGCGAAGGCTTGAGACAGCGACGGCAACATGAACAAAAACGGTTGTCTAAGGAAAGACCCCAAAGCCAGGTTGCGCGACAAGAGAAGGTAAAGGATTTGCAAAGAAAAGAGCAAAGCGAAAGGCAACAGAAATCgcaaaatccaaataaaaatcGTACTGAGCTACGACATAATAACAGTAATGGTCAACATCGTCAGCAACGAGCTGAAAGAAAGCAAAGTGCGAAACTACAACAGCAATCTGCCCAGGCTACGCAGATGGAAGTTGGAACATCAGGTGCCACATCTGCGCCGCCTACTAATATTTCAAGTTGTATAGACACTATGGAATCTTGA
- the LOC126756311 gene encoding uncharacterized protein LOC126756311: MVANQTNVKSKPDNVVYQTLSTPTDVQSIVASITPTPTPTTTPLNKSIKHDFFPEVKFCDLSASDLHDDDGDFAVNERLLKHCLITVNDDNVGLTTTTTTTFLVMEESDVKKRKRLISNESGDSIDSSSTDKKKPEIPDGGYGWVVVLASLVVSLIADGLSFSFGLINSELLHYFGESPSKTAWISSLFFSVPLLMGPIWSNLVDNYGCRKMTIFGGLLSAIGFGLSSLCNSVEMLMLTFGIISGLGLGIGYVTAVVSIAFWFDKKRTFATGIGASGTGIGTFLYAPLTQWLIDSYGWRGATLILAGTMLNTCVCGALMRDPDWLIEENRLESRSQSMTTFSNSSVCLEEIKKLLDTGITKEAVLDTLVTKNNTEANQQINDPHEFVMKRYRSEIFLPTFLGSQDLECVYEIKSLSRRSLRNKEGMEAPSRENLLSMSSAGPNPTAAIIGSPDDTMMGGIAQTAAEDARKSFLASIETLSPSEKIDRATPSDTSFSSQQAMDGVNSKAQPREFQRSSPIDGNMANSRYSLNENFFSAKNATTSFVDLKPNGLRHNSVDILSDETYYMSIKKSNTELVNGNLRKLHKDAAIIGIPENDASIKPAKRARTDSISGMRRLSKSKKPSVRPSLRYNTSLRNSNFLKNMRIHRNSIHYRGAMLNTHRYRLRASSCPNIYRNSMTTIAKEEEDTWYESMIDTMKTVFDFSLFADMKFTLFNLSTLFLFIWFIIPYLYLPEHMKLHGYETADSAQMISAIGIAQTIGMIGLGYVGDRSWMNVNVCYSACMVVCGISVLLMPVLVSSYIGLLLVCIIFGFTFASSFSFTPSILVSIVDLDDFTCAYGLVLLVQGVGMIAGPPIAGAIYEMTLRWDNAFYFAGVFVALSGVASYLIEFCEKREKGSDSDVSETKRTNLIH; this comes from the exons ATGGTTGCGAATcaaacgaatgttaaaagtaaACCGGATAATGTAGTCTATCAGACCCTGTCCACGCCAACCGACGTGCAATCAATCGTGGCATCAATAACTCCTACGCCTACACCCACAACAACACCACTAAACAAATCCATTAAACACGATTTCTTTCCCGAGGTAAAATTCTGTGACCTATCGGCAAGCGATTTACATGATGATGACGGCGATTTCGCTGTCAATGAACGGCTCCTAAAACATTGCCTCATCACAGTGAATGACGATAATGTTGGTCTAACcacgacaacaacaaccacctTTTTAGTGATGGAGGAGAGTGATGTTAAAAAACGTAAGCGTCTTATATCAAACGAATCGGGCGATTCGATTGATTCGAGTTCAACAGATAAAAAGAAGCCAGAGATACCAGATGGCGGTTACGGTTGGGTCGTAGTTTTAGCCTCACTCGTTGTTTCGCTAATTGCTGATGGCTTGTCTTTCTCATTTGGACTTATTAATTCTGAACTGTTGCATTACTTTGGAGAGTCACCCTCGAAAACGGCTTGGATTAGTTCGCTATTCTTTTCGGTACCACTATTAATGGGTCCGATTTGGTCGAATCTGGTTGATAATTATGGCTGTCGTAAAATGACCATATTTGGTGGTTTGCTATCTGCAATCGGATTTGGACTCTCCTCACTTTGTAACTCTGTGGAAATGTTGATGTTGACCTTTGGTATCATATCTGGTTTGGGACTGGGTATTGGTTACGTAACAGCAGTTGTATCAATCGCTTTTTGGTTCGATAAAAAACGAACTTTCGCTACTGGTATTGGTGCTTCTGGAACTGGAATCGGCACCTTCTTGTATGCACCTCTGACCCAATGGCTAATTGATAGTTATGGGTGGCGCGGAGCCACACTCATTCTCGCGGGCACTATGCTGAATACTTGCGTTTGCGGCGCGTTGATGCGTGATCCGGATTGGTTAATAGAAGAAAACCGTCTTGAAAGTCGTTCACAAAGTATGACCACATTTTCGAATTCAAGCGTTTGTCtcgaagaaattaaaaaactgtTGGATACTGGGATAACGAAGGAGGCCGTGCTTGACACGTTGGTAACAAAAAATAACACTGAGGCTAATCAACAAATTAATGATCCACACGAGTTCGTTATGAAACGCTATCGAAGCGAAATCTTCTTACCGACGTTTCTAGGTTCTCAGGATTTAGAATGCGTTTACGAAATCAAGAGCCTCAGTAGGCGTTCACTGAGAAATAAAGAAGGAATGGAAGCACCTTCACGAGAAAATCTATTATCTATGTCTTCAGCTGGGCCCAATCCAACAGCAGCCATTATTGGATCACCCGATGACACAATGATGGGCGGTATTGCTCAAACAGCCGCTGAAGATGCAAGAAAGAGTTTCTTGGCTTCGATAGAAACACTCTCGCCCTCTGAAAAAATTGATCGCGCTACACCATCAGATACATCGTTTTCTTCGCAACAAGCTATGGATGGTGTAAATTCTAAAGCACAACCACGCGAATTCCAACGTAGCTCCCCCATTGATGGCAATATGGCCAACTCACGTTACTccttgaatgaaaattttttcagtgcAAAAAATGCCACTACATCTTTTGTGGACCTTAAACCTAACGGCTTGAGGCACAATTCTGTCGATATATTGAGCGATGAGACTTATTATatgtcaattaaaaaaagtaatacagAACTTGTAAATGGTAATTTAAGAAAACTACACAAAGATGCGGCAATAATTGGAATACCGGAAAATGATGCCAGCATTAAGCCAGCGAAACGTGCACGCACCGATAGCATTAGCGGCATGCGTCGGCTTTCTAAGTCAAAGAAACCGTCGGTTCGACCAAGCTTACGATATAATACATCCTTACGGAACTCCAACTTCCTCAAGAACATGCGTATACACCGCAACTCCATACATTATCGTGGCGCCATGTTAAATACACATCGCTACCGACTGCGCGCATCGTCGTGTCCGAACATTTACCGGAACTCAATGACAACAATCgcgaaagaagaagaagac acCTGGTACGAGAGTATGATCGACACAATGAAGACAGTATTTGATTTTTCATTGTTCGCGGACATGAAATTTACTCTATTCAATTTATCCACATTGTTTCTATTCATTTG GTTCATTATCCCCTACCTTTATCTGCCGGAGCATATGAAGCTTCATGGCTATGAAACGGCGGATAGCGCACAAATGATTTCGGCCATTGGAATCGCTCAAACCATCGGCATGATCGGTCTGGGTTATGTGGGCGATCGTTCTTGGATGAATGTGAATGTCTGCTATTCGGCGTGTATGGTGG TTTGTGGCATATCGGTGCTTCTAATGCCGGTTCTTGTAAGCAGTTATATTGGACTGCTGTTGGTGTGCATCATCTTTGGATTCACTTTCGCTAGCTCATTTTCATTTACACCTAGCATTTTGGTCAGTATTGTCGATTTAGATGATTTTACGTGTGCCTATGGACTGGTGCTCTTGGTACAGGGTGTTGGTATGATTGCAGGGCCACCAATTGCAGGCGCTATTTATGAAATGACGCTAAG ATGGGATAACGCATTCTACTTTGCCGGTGTATTTGTTGCCTTATCTGGTGTGGCCTCCTATTTGATAGAATTTTGTGAGAAGCGAGAAAAAGGCAGCGACAGCGATGTCTCCGAGACTAAGAGAACTAATTTAATACATTAA
- the LOC126756312 gene encoding uncharacterized protein LOC126756312 isoform X2, giving the protein MVLEHPIVDTNNPNTREMRSNTTPVIPTVRCNPSYSQQDCIEVEFPRLSTSCDHAINERLLICCPIRVNDGNDRLTTTTSKETLTMFDSRNATRTSNRLISNESADSIGSNSIDKKTPAVPDGGYGWIIVIASLIVSLIADGLGFSFGLINSELLNYFGESASKTAWISSLFFSVPLLMGPIWSNLVDKYGCRKMTIFGGFLSAVGFGLSSLCNSVEMLMLTFGIISGLGLGIGYVTAVVSIAFWFDKKRTFATGIAASGTGIGTLLYAPLTQWLIDSYGWRIATLILAGTMLNTCICGALMRAPDWINGEKKLEKETRSQSLPTSPISIINHKENPTKQTLNDMILTKSNANLRKEIHDTNYMKRLYSEMLIPTFLGSQNLDHECKVSSLYPHLSQRFRDDMKSSSHGNMPSLTSHGPKKTAVIIESQINALMGDITETTIEVEQLNIESIDAEYNKQLSNETARRLNNNGSSLILEDNVKNLTNCTNILKLENDVFKDSKHYVEAHSPPMKLISRLNLRQTSSIPSANLQKNMRIHNNISRDRSTTLKPYFRRTTSCPNIFRHSTAVHAKVKEDTWYEYAVGAMKSTFNFSLFANAKFTLFNLSILFLFIWFMIPYLYLPEHMKIHGYEAVDSAHMISVIGIAQTIGMIGLGYVGDRSWMNVNICYSACMFVESRCF; this is encoded by the exons ATGGTTTTGGAACATCCAATCGTAGACACAAACAACCCAAATACTAGAGAAATGAGATCGAATACGACACCAGTGATACCAACAGTAAGATGTAATCCATCATACAGCCAACAGGATTGTATTGAGGTTGAATTTCCCAGGCTCTCTACAAGCTGCGACCATGCTATCAATGAGCGTCTGCTGATTTGCTGTCCAATAAGGGTGAACGATGGCAATGACCGCCTGACTACTACAACTAGTAAAGAAACACTCACAATGTTTGATAGCCGTAATGCCACGAGAACGTCGAATCGTCTTATCTCTAATGAATCGGCCGACTCGATAGGTTCGAACTCGATAGATAAGAAGACGCCAGCGGTACCTGATGGTGGTTACGGCTGGATCATTGTAATAGCCTCACTCATTGTTTCTCTAATCGCTGATGGTTTAGGGTTCTCATTTGGTCTGATTAATTCTGAATTGTTAAATTACTTTGGAGAATCCGCTTCAAAGACGGCGTGGATTAGTTCGTTATTCTTTTCGGTACCACTATTAATGGGACCGATTTGGTCGAATCTAGTTGATAAGTATGGCTGTCGTAAAATGACCATATTTGGAGGTTTTCTATCAGCCGTCGGATTTGGTCTCTCCTCACTTTGTAACTCTGTGGAAATGTTGATGTTGACATTTGGTATCATTTCTGGTTTGGGTCTGGGAATAGGATATGTAACAGCAGTTGTATCAATCGCTTTTTGGTTCGATAAGAAACGAACATTCGCTACTGGCATTGCTGCGTCTGGCACGGGAATCGGCACATTATTATATGCACCTCTGACCCAATGGCTTATTGATAGCTACGGTTGGAGAATAGCCACATTAATTCTCGCCGGTACTATGCTGAACACTTGCATCTGTGGTGCATTAATGCGTGCTCCCGATTGGATAaatggagaaaaaaaattagaaaaggaAACTCGTTCACAAAGTTTACCCACATCTCCCATTTCTATTATAAACCATAAAGAAAATCCAACGAAGCAAACGTTAAATGATATGATTTTGACTAAAAGTAATGCAAATCTAAGAAAAGAAATCCATGATACCAATTACATGAAACGTTTATATAGCGAGATGCTCATTCCTACCTTCTTGGGATCTCAAAATTTAGATCACGAGTGTAAAGTCAGTAGTCTGTATCCGCATTTGTCACAACGATTTAGAGACGATATGAAATCTTCTTCTCATGGAAATATGCCATCTTTAACATCACATGGACCCAAGAAAACAGCAGTCATTATAGAGTCCCAAATTAACGCACTCATGGGTGACATTACTGAGACTACAATTGAAGTCGAGCAGTTAAATATAGAATCTATTGACGCCGAGTATAATAAACAGTTATCAAATGAGACTGCCCGTAGATTAAATAATAACGGTTCTTCACTAATTTTGGAAGATAATGTAAAAAATCTGACtaattgtacaaatattttgaagctGGAAAATGATGTTTTCAAAGACTCAAAACATTATGTAGAAGCTCATAGCCCACCAATGAAGTTAATATCGCGCTTGAATCTACGACAAACTAGCTCAATACCAAGTGCCAATCTCCAGAAGAATATGCGAATACACAATAATATCTCACGTGACCGTAGTACAACCTTGAAACCATATTTTCGCCGTACGACTTCCTGTCCGAATATCTTTCGGCACTCGACAGCGGTACATGCAAAGGTGAAAGAAGAC ACTTGGTACGAATATGCGGTTGGCGCCATGAAATCGACGTTTAATTTCTCATTATTTGCAAATGCGAAATTTACACTATTTAATttgtcaatattatttttgttcatttg GTTCATGATACCATATCTTTATCTGCCGGAGCATATGAAAATCCACGGTTACGAAGCAGTGGACAGTGCGCATATGATTTCGGTTATTGGAATCGCGCAAACCATAGGCATGATCGGTCTGGGTTATGTGGGTGATCGTTCTTGGATGAATGTGAATATCTGCTATTCGGCGTGTATG TTTGTGGAATCGCGGTGCTTCTAA
- the LOC126756321 gene encoding MOB kinase activator-like 4 isoform X2 has protein sequence MKMADSTTILRRNRPGTKAKDFSRWADEPLEEMDSTLAVQQYIQQLIKRDPSNVELILTMPEAQDEGVWKYEHLRQFCMELNGLAVRLQKQCSPTTCTQMTATDQWIFLCAAHKTPKECPAIDYTRHTLDGAACLLNSNKYFPSRVSIKESSVTKLGSVCRRVYRIFSHAYFHHRRIFDEFEAETYLCHRFTHFVTKYNLMSKENLIVPINEEETATPGESEA, from the exons ATGAAGATGGCGGACAGCACGACGATTCTGCGAAGAAACAGACCAGGAACAAAAGCAAAG GATTTCTCTCGCTGGGCGGATGAACCATTAGAAGAAATGGATAGCACTTTGGCTGTACAACAATACATTCAGCAACTGATCAAACGTGATCCATCAAATGTTGAGTTAATTTTGACAATGCCAGAAGCTCAAGATGAAGGGGTTTGGAAATACGAACATCTCAG ACAATTTTGTATGGAACTAAATGGACTGGCTGTTCGTTTGCAAAAACAATGCTCACCTACGACATGCACACAAATGACGGCCACCGATCAATGGATATTCCTATGTGCTGCACATAAAACCCCAAAAGAATGCCCCGCCATTGATTATACACGACATACACTGGACGGCGCAGCATGTCTCTTGAATAGTAATAAATACTTCCCAAGCAG GGTTTCAATCAAGGAGTCATCAGTGACCAAATTAGGTTCAGTGTGTCGTCGTGTTTACCGAATATTTTCCCATGCGTATTTTCATCACCGGCGAATATTTGATGAATTTGAGGCTGAAACGTATTTATGTCATCGCTTCACTCATTTTGTCACGAAGTATAATCTCATGTCCAAGGAGAATCTGATTGTTCCAATTAACGAAGAGGAAACTGCAACACCTGGAGAGAGTGAAGCTTAG
- the LOC126756322 gene encoding ras-related protein Rab-2A, translating to MSYAYLFKYIIIGDTGVGKSCLLLQFTDKRFQPVHDLTIGVEFGARMITIDGKQIKLQIWDTAGQEAFRSITRSYYRGAAGALLVYDITRRETFNHLTTWLEDARQHSNSNMVIMLIGNKSDLDSRREVKKEEGEAFAREHGLVFMETSARTAANVEEAFINTAKEIYEKIQEGVFDINNEANGIKIGQQHSPTNPSLPGAGNQAGSASSGCC from the exons ATGTCGTacgcatatttatttaaatatattatcatTGGCGATACTG GTGTCGGAAAGTCATGCCTTCTACTTCAGTTCACCGACAAACGCTTCCAACCTGTGCATGATTTGACGATTGGCGTGGAATTTGGGGCACGCATGATTACGATTGACGGCAAACAAATCAAACTACAAATCTGGGACACGGCTGGCCAGGAAGCGTTTAG ATCAATTACTCGTTCATATTACCGTGGAGCAGCCGGAGCTTTGTTGGTGTATGACATCACCCGTCGTGAAACCTTTAATCATTTGACTACATGGCTGGAGGATGCGCGCCAACATTCGAACTCAAATATGGTCATTATGCTAATTGGCAACAAGAG TGATTTGGATTCACGACGTGAAGTTAAAAAGGAGGAGGGTGAAGCTTTTGCACGCGAACATGGTCTAGTATTTATGGAAACGTCAGCTCGCACAGCTGCCAATGTAGAGGAAGCGTTTATTAATACAGCGAAAGAGATTTACGAGAAAATACAAGAAGGTGTTTTCGATATAAACAATGAG GCAAATGGCATTAAGATTGGACAACAGCATTCCCCAACGAATCCCTCACTGCCGGGTGCTGGTAATCAAGCTGGATCGGCTAGTAGCGGCTGCTGTTAA
- the LOC126756312 gene encoding monocarboxylate transporter 9-like isoform X1, whose amino-acid sequence MVLEHPIVDTNNPNTREMRSNTTPVIPTVRCNPSYSQQDCIEVEFPRLSTSCDHAINERLLICCPIRVNDGNDRLTTTTSKETLTMFDSRNATRTSNRLISNESADSIGSNSIDKKTPAVPDGGYGWIIVIASLIVSLIADGLGFSFGLINSELLNYFGESASKTAWISSLFFSVPLLMGPIWSNLVDKYGCRKMTIFGGFLSAVGFGLSSLCNSVEMLMLTFGIISGLGLGIGYVTAVVSIAFWFDKKRTFATGIAASGTGIGTLLYAPLTQWLIDSYGWRIATLILAGTMLNTCICGALMRAPDWINGEKKLEKETRSQSLPTSPISIINHKENPTKQTLNDMILTKSNANLRKEIHDTNYMKRLYSEMLIPTFLGSQNLDHECKVSSLYPHLSQRFRDDMKSSSHGNMPSLTSHGPKKTAVIIESQINALMGDITETTIEVEQLNIESIDAEYNKQLSNETARRLNNNGSSLILEDNVKNLTNCTNILKLENDVFKDSKHYVEAHSPPMKLISRLNLRQTSSIPSANLQKNMRIHNNISRDRSTTLKPYFRRTTSCPNIFRHSTAVHAKVKEDTWYEYAVGAMKSTFNFSLFANAKFTLFNLSILFLFIWFMIPYLYLPEHMKIHGYEAVDSAHMISVIGIAQTIGMIGLGYVGDRSWMNVNICYSACMVVCGIAVLLMPLVVNTYVGLLLACIAFGFTFASSYSLTPSICVRIVNLEDFTRAYGLVLLVQGVGMIVGPPIAGAIFEMTLRWDDAFYFAGAFIVLSGAASYLIEFCDKGEKVRSSDVSEI is encoded by the exons ATGGTTTTGGAACATCCAATCGTAGACACAAACAACCCAAATACTAGAGAAATGAGATCGAATACGACACCAGTGATACCAACAGTAAGATGTAATCCATCATACAGCCAACAGGATTGTATTGAGGTTGAATTTCCCAGGCTCTCTACAAGCTGCGACCATGCTATCAATGAGCGTCTGCTGATTTGCTGTCCAATAAGGGTGAACGATGGCAATGACCGCCTGACTACTACAACTAGTAAAGAAACACTCACAATGTTTGATAGCCGTAATGCCACGAGAACGTCGAATCGTCTTATCTCTAATGAATCGGCCGACTCGATAGGTTCGAACTCGATAGATAAGAAGACGCCAGCGGTACCTGATGGTGGTTACGGCTGGATCATTGTAATAGCCTCACTCATTGTTTCTCTAATCGCTGATGGTTTAGGGTTCTCATTTGGTCTGATTAATTCTGAATTGTTAAATTACTTTGGAGAATCCGCTTCAAAGACGGCGTGGATTAGTTCGTTATTCTTTTCGGTACCACTATTAATGGGACCGATTTGGTCGAATCTAGTTGATAAGTATGGCTGTCGTAAAATGACCATATTTGGAGGTTTTCTATCAGCCGTCGGATTTGGTCTCTCCTCACTTTGTAACTCTGTGGAAATGTTGATGTTGACATTTGGTATCATTTCTGGTTTGGGTCTGGGAATAGGATATGTAACAGCAGTTGTATCAATCGCTTTTTGGTTCGATAAGAAACGAACATTCGCTACTGGCATTGCTGCGTCTGGCACGGGAATCGGCACATTATTATATGCACCTCTGACCCAATGGCTTATTGATAGCTACGGTTGGAGAATAGCCACATTAATTCTCGCCGGTACTATGCTGAACACTTGCATCTGTGGTGCATTAATGCGTGCTCCCGATTGGATAaatggagaaaaaaaattagaaaaggaAACTCGTTCACAAAGTTTACCCACATCTCCCATTTCTATTATAAACCATAAAGAAAATCCAACGAAGCAAACGTTAAATGATATGATTTTGACTAAAAGTAATGCAAATCTAAGAAAAGAAATCCATGATACCAATTACATGAAACGTTTATATAGCGAGATGCTCATTCCTACCTTCTTGGGATCTCAAAATTTAGATCACGAGTGTAAAGTCAGTAGTCTGTATCCGCATTTGTCACAACGATTTAGAGACGATATGAAATCTTCTTCTCATGGAAATATGCCATCTTTAACATCACATGGACCCAAGAAAACAGCAGTCATTATAGAGTCCCAAATTAACGCACTCATGGGTGACATTACTGAGACTACAATTGAAGTCGAGCAGTTAAATATAGAATCTATTGACGCCGAGTATAATAAACAGTTATCAAATGAGACTGCCCGTAGATTAAATAATAACGGTTCTTCACTAATTTTGGAAGATAATGTAAAAAATCTGACtaattgtacaaatattttgaagctGGAAAATGATGTTTTCAAAGACTCAAAACATTATGTAGAAGCTCATAGCCCACCAATGAAGTTAATATCGCGCTTGAATCTACGACAAACTAGCTCAATACCAAGTGCCAATCTCCAGAAGAATATGCGAATACACAATAATATCTCACGTGACCGTAGTACAACCTTGAAACCATATTTTCGCCGTACGACTTCCTGTCCGAATATCTTTCGGCACTCGACAGCGGTACATGCAAAGGTGAAAGAAGAC ACTTGGTACGAATATGCGGTTGGCGCCATGAAATCGACGTTTAATTTCTCATTATTTGCAAATGCGAAATTTACACTATTTAATttgtcaatattatttttgttcatttg GTTCATGATACCATATCTTTATCTGCCGGAGCATATGAAAATCCACGGTTACGAAGCAGTGGACAGTGCGCATATGATTTCGGTTATTGGAATCGCGCAAACCATAGGCATGATCGGTCTGGGTTATGTGGGTGATCGTTCTTGGATGAATGTGAATATCTGCTATTCGGCGTGTATGGTAG TTTGTGGAATCGCGGTGCTTCTAATGCCACTCGTGGTGAACACCTATGTTGGACTCTTGCTAGCTTGTATAGCCTTCGGTTTCACATTCGCCAGTTCTTATTCGCTTACGCCAAGCATTTGCGTCAGAATTGTGAATTTAGAAGATTTTACTCGCGCCTATGGTTTGGTGCTGTTGGTTCAAGGCGTCGGTATGATAGTGGGACCACCGATTGCTGGCGCAATTTTTGAAATGACGCTGAG ATGGGACGACGCATTCTATTTCGCCGGAGCGTTTATAGTCTTATCTGGAGCGGCCTCCTACCTGATAGAATTCTGCGACAAGGGAGAGAAAGTCAGATCCAGTGATGTATCcgaaatatag
- the LOC126756321 gene encoding MOB kinase activator-like 4 isoform X1 — protein sequence MKMADSTTILRRNRPGTKAKDFSRWADEPLEEMDSTLAVQQYIQQLIKRDPSNVELILTMPEAQDEGVWKYEHLRQFCMELNGLAVRLQKQCSPTTCTQMTATDQWIFLCAAHKTPKECPAIDYTRHTLDGAACLLNSNKYFPSSIFTLFARVSIKESSVTKLGSVCRRVYRIFSHAYFHHRRIFDEFEAETYLCHRFTHFVTKYNLMSKENLIVPINEEETATPGESEA from the exons ATGAAGATGGCGGACAGCACGACGATTCTGCGAAGAAACAGACCAGGAACAAAAGCAAAG GATTTCTCTCGCTGGGCGGATGAACCATTAGAAGAAATGGATAGCACTTTGGCTGTACAACAATACATTCAGCAACTGATCAAACGTGATCCATCAAATGTTGAGTTAATTTTGACAATGCCAGAAGCTCAAGATGAAGGGGTTTGGAAATACGAACATCTCAG ACAATTTTGTATGGAACTAAATGGACTGGCTGTTCGTTTGCAAAAACAATGCTCACCTACGACATGCACACAAATGACGGCCACCGATCAATGGATATTCCTATGTGCTGCACATAAAACCCCAAAAGAATGCCCCGCCATTGATTATACACGACATACACTGGACGGCGCAGCATGTCTCTTGAATAGTAATAAATACTTCCCAAGCAG tatttttacacttttcgcTAGGGTTTCAATCAAGGAGTCATCAGTGACCAAATTAGGTTCAGTGTGTCGTCGTGTTTACCGAATATTTTCCCATGCGTATTTTCATCACCGGCGAATATTTGATGAATTTGAGGCTGAAACGTATTTATGTCATCGCTTCACTCATTTTGTCACGAAGTATAATCTCATGTCCAAGGAGAATCTGATTGTTCCAATTAACGAAGAGGAAACTGCAACACCTGGAGAGAGTGAAGCTTAG